In a single window of the Streptomyces sp. NBC_00094 genome:
- a CDS encoding ATP-binding protein, translating into MISEPSRYYAVELQALPSRIGQVRRIVSAHLRHWHLDALIDHAALGVTELLTNVHRHAQPDKRCTVEIELLLDRLTVSVRDHDPRIPEAGALHDRGGLNDLDTFDGLDAFDAYEGLATSGRGLAIVGAVSESWGIRPCGADGKVVWFTLSAPPPAVPVEEHAHAVYGSTTEGPFAGYGQFPDVVPDVPFGAPVEPALAPLLAGAVLAGRAG; encoded by the coding sequence GTGATCAGCGAGCCGAGCAGGTATTACGCGGTGGAGCTCCAGGCTCTGCCGTCGCGGATCGGTCAGGTCCGCAGGATTGTCTCCGCGCATCTCCGCCACTGGCATCTCGACGCCTTGATCGACCATGCGGCGCTCGGCGTCACCGAGCTTCTGACCAATGTCCACCGGCACGCGCAGCCGGACAAGCGGTGCACGGTCGAGATCGAGCTGCTGCTCGACCGGCTCACCGTCTCGGTCAGGGACCACGACCCCCGAATACCGGAGGCCGGAGCCCTGCACGACCGCGGCGGACTGAACGACCTCGACACATTCGACGGACTCGACGCATTCGACGCGTACGAGGGGCTCGCCACCTCCGGGCGGGGCCTCGCCATCGTCGGTGCGGTCAGCGAGAGTTGGGGCATCCGCCCGTGCGGCGCCGACGGGAAGGTCGTGTGGTTCACCCTCTCGGCGCCGCCGCCCGCCGTCCCGGTCGAGGAGCACGCGCACGCCGTGTACGGCTCCACGACCGAGGGTCCCTTCGCGGGGTACGGACAGTTCCCCGACGTCGTCCCGGACGTCCCCTTCGGTGCCCCGGTCGAACCGGCCCTGGCCCCGTTGCTCGCCGGCGCGGTCCT